The Populus trichocarpa isolate Nisqually-1 chromosome 2, P.trichocarpa_v4.1, whole genome shotgun sequence genome has a window encoding:
- the LOC7479690 gene encoding indole-3-acetic acid-induced protein ARG7, which yields MSAGLAKCAKIRHIVRLRQMLRRWRNKARMSANRIPSDVPAGHVAVCVGTGCRRFVVRATYLNHPIFKKLLVQAEEEFGFSNQGPLTIPCDETLFEEMIRCISRSENGKSDLFVNLEDLQRYCHVGVKNAKLDFWTDSRPLLHSDNSFW from the coding sequence atgtcAGCTGGGCTAGCAAAATGCGCCAAAATCCGCCACATAGTGAGGCTTCGTCAAATGCTAAGGCGTTGGCGCAACAAGGCACGAATGTCAGCCAATCGCATACCATCGGATGTTCCAGCAGGACACGTAGCGGTCTGTGTAGGGACTGGTTGCAGGAGATTTGTGGTTCGCGCGACGTACCTGAACCACCCCATCTTTAAAAAGCTCCTAGTGCAAGCCGAAGAAGAGTTTGGGTTCTCTAACCAAGGCCCATTAACGATCCCATGCGATGAGACCCTTTTTGAGGAAATGATTCGGTGCATTTCACGGTCGGAGAATGGAAAATCAGACCTGTTTGTGAATCTTGAGGATTTGCAGAGATACTGCCACGTTGGTGTTAAAAATGCTAAGCTTGATTTTTGGACCGATTCAAGACCCCTGCTTCATTCTGATAACTCATTCTGGTGA
- the LOC7479689 gene encoding filament-like plant protein 4 produces MDRRSWPWKKKSSDKTEKAAPAEDSGGSQGEKDSYKKPNYVQISVESYTHLTGLEDQVKTYGEQVETLEDQIMDLNEKLSAAHSEMTTKENLVKQHAKVAEEAVSGWEKAEAEALALKNHLETVTLSKLTAEDRASHLDGALKECMRQIRNLKEEHEQKVQDVVLNKKKQLDKIKMDFEAKIGNLDQELLRSAAENAALSRSLQERSNMLIKISEERSQAEADIELLKSNIESCEREINSLKYELHVTSKELEIRNEEKNMIMRSAEAANKQHTEGVKKIAKLEAECQRLRGLVRKKLPGPAALAQMKLEVESLGRDYGDSRLRRSPVKPPSPHLSSVPEFSLDNVQKFNKENEFLTERLFAVEEETKMLKEALAKRNSELQASRNLCAKTASKLQSLEAQFQLNNHQKSSPKSITQVPAEGYSSQNISNPPSLTSVSEDGNDDTQSCADSWATTSVSDVSHFKKDNHSEKSNKAENAKHLELMDDFLEMEKLACLNADSATTISSSPNNKASETANTDALAEVSLQKEDALSEEKRDLDPLANHVSCNKDSSAINSGSDADLLSFGKLQSRISMLLESVSKEVDVDKILEEIKQVVHDAETAASCGSKEVHHSDATCDRQTCPEDAVIMGEKEITLLQENKAATHTMHTVSEELLAAISQIHDFVLLLGKEAMAVHDTSCDSIGLSQKIEEFSITFKKVLCSDRSLIDFMFDLSRVLAVASGLRFNVLGYKCNEAEINSPDCIDKVALPENKVIQNDSPGETFQNGCANISSPTSNPEVPDYGNLVPGYGSNTTSCKVSLEEFEELKSEKDTMAMDLARCTENLEMTKSQLHETEQLLAEVKSQLVSAQKSNSLAETQLKCMAESYRSLETRAQELETEVNLLRVKTETLESELQEEKTSHQDALTRCKELEEQLQTKESSSADGIDLKSKQEKEITAAAEKLAECQETIFLLGKQLKYLRPQTEIMGSPYSERSQSGDGIAKDEPTISGINLQDSDQAEMDTGASVNFLKAGSESPSDSYNHPCYPSDTESNLLRSPVGLKHPKHRPTKSTSSSSSSTPTPEKHPRGFSRFFSSKGKNGHGY; encoded by the exons ATGGATCGCCGGAGTTGGCCTTGGAAGAAAAAATCATCCGACAAGACTGAGAAAGCGGCTCCCGCAGAAGACTCCGGTGGATCACAGGGAGAGAAG GATAGCTATAAAAAACCCAACTACGTTCAAATTTCTGTGGAATCATATACCCACCTGACTGGTTTAGAGGATCAAGTGAAGACATATGGGGAACAGGTTGAAACACTAGAGGATCAGATCATGGACTTGAATGAAAAGCTGTCTGCAGCCCATTCAGAGATGACTACCAAGGAAAACCTGGTGAAACAACATGCTAAAGTTGCTGAAGAAGCTGTCTCGG GTTGGGAAAAGGCTGAGGCTGAAGCTTTGGCATTGAAAAATCATCTAGAAACAGTTACACTCTCAAAGCTCACTGCTGAAGATCGGGCATCACATTTGGATGGTGCTCTCAAAGAGTGCATGCGGCAGATAAGAAATCTAAAAGAAGAACATGAACAGAAAGTGCAGGATGTTGTACTCAACAAGAAAAAGCAATTAGACAAAATTAAGATGGATTTTGAAGCAAAGATTGGTAACTTGGATCAAGAGCTCCTTAGGTCTGCTGCTGAAAATGCTGCACTTTCAAGGTCATTGCAAGAGCGTTCTAATATGCTAATCAAAATAAGTGAAGAAAGGTCGCAAGCTGAGGCTGACATTGAGCTTTTGAAGAGCAATATTGAGTCATGTGAAAGGGAAATAAATTCACTTAAATATGAACTCCATGTAACTTCTAAAGAGCTGGAGATTCGTaatgaagaaaagaatatgATCATGAGATCTGCTGAAGCAGCTAACAAGCAGCATACAGAGGGTGTCAAAAAAATAGCTAAGCTGGAAGCAGAGTGCCAAAGATTACGCGGTCTTGTTCGGAAGAAATTGCCAGGTCCTGCTGCACTTGCCCAGATGAAGCTAGAGGTTGAGAGTTTGGGTCGGGATTATGGAGACTCTCGACTGAGGAGGTCTCCTGTTAAGCCTCCAAGTCCTCATTTGTCCTCAGTGCCTGAATTTTCACTGGACAATGTACAGAAATTCAACAAAGAGAATGAGTTTCTCACAGAGCGTTTATTTGCAGTGGAGGAGGAAACAAAGATGTTGAAAGAAGCTTTGGCAAAGCGTAACAGTGAACTGCAGGCTTCAAGGAATCTGTGTGCTAAGACAGCAAGCAAGCTTCAAAGTTTAGAAGCTCAATTTCAACTCAACAATCATCAGAAAAGCTCCCCAAAATCTATCACTCAGGTTCCTGCTGAAGGTTACTCTAGTCAAAATATCAGTAACCCACCTAGCTTAACCTCTGTGTCTGAAGATGGAAATGATGATACCCAAAGTTGTGCTGACTCTTGGGCAACGACATCAGTCTCCGATGTTTCCCATTTCAAGAAGGACAATCACAGTGAGAAGTCAAATAAGGCTGAAAATGCAAAGCACCTTGAACTTATGGATGACTTCTTGGAGATGGAGAAGTTGGCTTGTTTAAATGCAGATAGTGCCACTACCATTTCAAGTTCTCCAAACAATAAGGCTTCTGAAACTGCAAACACTGATGCTTTGGCTGAGGTCTCCTTGCAAAAAGAAGATGCACTGTCTGAAGAGAAGCGTGATTTGGATCCACTGGCGAATCACGTGTCTTGCAATAAGGATTCTTCAGCCATAAACTCAGGATCTGATGCTGATCTGTTGTCATTTGGGAAACTCCAGTCTAGAATCTCTATGTTACTTGAGTCTGTGTCGAAGGAGGTTGATGTGGATAaaattttggaagaaattaaGCAGGTTGTGCATGATGCAGAAACCGCAGCAAGCTGTGGTTCCAAGGAAGTACACCATTCCGATGCAACGTGCGACAGGCAAACTTGTCCTGAAGATGCTGTTATAATGGGAGAGAAGGAAATCACATTGTTGCAAGAGAATAAGGCAGCCACACACACTATGCACACAGTAAGCGAGGAGTTGTTGGCTGCCATTTCTCAGATTCATGACTTCGTACTATTGCTGGGAAAAGAAGCAATGGCAGTTCATGACACTTCTTGCGATAGCATTGGTCTGAGCCAAAAAATTGAGGAGTTCTCAATTACATTCAAGAAAGTTTTATGCAGTGACAGAAGCCTGATTGATTTCATGTTTGACCTTTCTCGTGTATTAGCAGTAGCCAGTGGGCTCCGATTCAATGTCCTAGGATATAAATGCAATGAGGCGGAAATCAATAGTCCTGATTGCATAGATAAGGTTGCTTTACCAGAGAACAAGGTCATTCAAAATGATTCACCGGGAGAAACATTTCAGAATGGTTGTGCCAACATTTCCAGTCCGACCTCTAACCCGGAGGTGCCTGATTATGGAAATTTGGTACCTGGCTATGGATCAAATACCACATCGTGCAAGGTCTCATTGGAAGAGTTTGAAGAATTGAAATCAGAGAAGGACACAATGGCCATGGATCTAGCTAGATGTACTGAAAATCTTGAAATGACAAAATCTCAATTACATGAAACCGAGCAGCTTCTAGCTGAAGTTAAATCACAACTGGTTTCTGCACAAAAGTCTAACAGCTTGGCTGAGACACAGCTCAAATGTATGGCAGAGTCATATAGGTCGCTTGAAACACGTGCACAGGAGTTGGAAACTGAGGTAAACCTTCTGCGGGTGAAAACAGAAACTTTGGAAAGTGAGCTTCAAGAAGAAAAGACGAGTCATCAGGATGCCTTGACCAGATGCAAAGAACTAGAAGAGCAACTGCAAAC gAAAGAGAGCTCGTCAGCGGATGGCATTGACCTCAAGAGCAAACAG GAGAAAGAAATAACAGCTGCCGCAGAAAAGCTAGCAGAGTGCCAGGAGACTATATTTCTTCTTGGCAAGCAGTTAAAATATTTGCGTCCGCAAACAGAGATCATGGGATCTCCTTACAGTGAGAGGAGTCAAAGTGGCGATGGGATTGCCAAAGACGAACCTACTATAAGTGGCATTAACTTGCAGGATTCTGATCAAGCTGAGATGGACACAGGTGCTTCTGTTAATTTCCTCAAAGCAGGTAGTGAATCTCCATCGGATTCATACAACCATCCATGCTATCCATCTGATACAGAGTCAAACCTCTTGAGATCACCGGTTGGCTTAAAGCATCCAAAACACAGGCCTACAAAATCAAcctcctcatcttcatcttctacCCCCACGCCAGAGAAACACCCTCGAGGGTTTAGCAGGTTCTTTTCCTCGAAAGGGAAGAATGGACATGGTTACTAG